A genomic segment from Nicotiana tabacum cultivar K326 chromosome 7, ASM71507v2, whole genome shotgun sequence encodes:
- the LOC142162317 gene encoding uncharacterized protein LOC142162317 — MGALRSSGDARAMWTTTAQCIREVAIEVLGVSKGYSGSHKRDWWWNGEVQGKVKTKKTAYLKLVKSVDVEEKRANRELYKLAKKEAKLEVTAAKTTTFSGLYEELEGRGGDKRLFKLAKARGLYQVKYIKEEEGRVL, encoded by the coding sequence ATGGGGGCTTTGAGGAGTAGTGGGGATGCAAGAGCTATGTGGACCACGACTGCGCAGTGCATTAGAGAAGTCGCGATagaggtattaggggtctcaaAGGGTTACTCTGGTAGTCACAAaagagactggtggtggaatggagaggtgcAAGGAAAAGTGAAAACCAAGAAAACAGCGTATCTGAAGCTAGTGAAAAGTGTAGACGTTGAGGAGAAGAGGGCGAATAGGGAGCTttataagttggctaagaaagaggcaaaACTAGAAGTTACGGCGGCCAAGACTACAACTTTTAGTggtttgtatgaggaactcgagGGTCGGGGTGGGGATAAAAGGTTGTTCAAGTTAGCCAAGGCGCGTGGCTTGTACCAAGTGAAGTACATCAAGGAagaagaaggtagagttttgtag